A region from the Paludicola sp. MB14-C6 genome encodes:
- a CDS encoding DUF3343 domain-containing protein: MVVMDKQLIMVNSITYAYKARDILYNNGIKAYIERIPSNLRKNGCGYGIRINENAYRAVQVLELNGIRVKDVIDLP; encoded by the coding sequence ATGGTAGTTATGGATAAACAACTCATAATGGTAAATTCAATAACCTACGCCTATAAAGCACGGGATATTCTATATAACAACGGTATAAAAGCATATATTGAGCGCATACCATCTAATTTAAGAAAAAATGGTTGTGGATATGGTATTCGTATTAACGAAAACGCATATAGAGCAGTTCAAGTATTAGAATTAAACGGAATTCGAGTAAAGGACGTTATAGACTTACCCTAA
- the gatC gene encoding Asp-tRNA(Asn)/Glu-tRNA(Gln) amidotransferase subunit GatC, whose amino-acid sequence MKVDIKHLAKLSRLNTTDEEEKRFEVQLQSILEMVDKLPCISSNDSLVDCSNPMKCREDVPEQLYKREEILSNAPQVQAGCVVVPKVIE is encoded by the coding sequence ATGAAGGTTGATATTAAACATCTTGCTAAATTAAGCAGATTAAACACAACAGATGAAGAAGAAAAACGATTTGAAGTTCAATTGCAGAGTATACTTGAAATGGTTGATAAATTACCTTGTATTTCAAGTAATGATTCTCTTGTTGATTGTTCCAATCCAATGAAATGTAGGGAAGATGTCCCTGAACAATTATATAAACGTGAAGAAATATTAAGTAATGCACCACAAGTACAAGCGGGTTGTGTAGTTGTACCAAAAGTAATTGAATAA
- a CDS encoding aminotransferase class V-fold PLP-dependent enzyme, producing MIYFDNAATTYPKPANVVASVNAAIVNYGGNPGRGGHEYSMRVSEKIYDIRNKVARFFNANAENVIFTCNCTMALNFAIKGTLAQDDHVIISSLEHNAVLKPVHKLYSENKITYDIAKVYNEDDETVQEFKSKIKENTKAIVCMHASNVSGKILPIEKIAKLCKENHLTFIVDAAQTAGTIPIDIKKMNIDILCTAGHKGLYGVTGTGLLILNEGIKLNTIIEGGTGSASTQLDPPDFYPDRLEAGTLNTPGIFSIGAGIDFINYIGMEKIYKHEFELCKYVYNNFKMNNNIHLIINDYLMNRFVPLVSFNIGDLKSDVAVDLLNDKGFALRGGLHCSPLAHKNYKTIDSGLIRFAPSYFTQWSSVDSFVKIVQDISKKNTI from the coding sequence ATGATATATTTTGATAATGCAGCAACCACTTATCCTAAGCCTGCAAACGTAGTAGCTAGTGTAAATGCTGCAATTGTAAATTATGGTGGTAATCCCGGAAGAGGCGGGCATGAATATTCTATGAGAGTATCTGAAAAGATATATGATATTCGTAATAAGGTTGCTCGTTTTTTTAATGCAAATGCAGAGAATGTTATTTTCACGTGTAATTGTACAATGGCGTTAAACTTTGCTATTAAAGGTACTCTAGCACAAGATGATCATGTAATAATTTCTTCTTTAGAGCATAATGCTGTATTAAAACCTGTTCATAAATTATATAGCGAAAATAAAATAACCTATGATATTGCTAAAGTATACAATGAAGATGATGAGACTGTTCAAGAGTTTAAGAGTAAGATTAAAGAAAATACAAAAGCAATTGTATGTATGCATGCTTCTAATGTGTCTGGAAAAATACTTCCTATTGAAAAAATAGCAAAACTGTGTAAAGAAAATCATTTGACTTTTATTGTTGATGCTGCTCAAACCGCTGGTACCATACCTATTGATATAAAAAAAATGAATATAGATATCTTATGTACAGCTGGACATAAAGGATTGTATGGAGTCACTGGTACAGGGCTGTTAATATTAAATGAAGGCATTAAATTAAATACAATTATTGAAGGTGGAACTGGCTCTGCCTCAACTCAGCTTGATCCTCCTGATTTTTATCCGGATCGATTAGAAGCAGGAACATTAAACACACCCGGCATTTTTTCAATAGGGGCCGGTATTGATTTTATAAATTATATTGGAATGGAAAAAATTTATAAACATGAATTTGAATTATGTAAATATGTCTATAATAACTTTAAGATGAATAATAACATTCATTTAATTATTAACGATTATTTAATGAACCGTTTTGTACCTTTAGTTTCGTTTAATATTGGTGATTTAAAATCAGATGTTGCTGTAGATTTATTAAATGATAAAGGATTTGCATTAAGAGGTGGTTTACACTGTTCGCCTTTGGCACATAAAAACTATAAAACTATCGACTCTGGGCTAATTCGTTTTGCGCCTTCTTATTTTACTCAATGGTCAAGTGTTGATAGTTTTGTTAAAATAGTTCAGGATATTAGCAAAAAAAATACAATATAA
- a CDS encoding NAD(P)/FAD-dependent oxidoreductase — protein MSIIISNIRYDINDSEEIAINKAISKLKVKKTLVKKAHIYKKSLDARRKGNFSFVASVVIELTEKEAEIVKAISDPFVMYKEKLELEFCCGIEQLKGPIVIIGFGPAGIFAAYTLAKLGYNPIVFEQGGDIDSRVNSVNRFWTLGQLDEKCNVQFGEGGAGTFSDGKLTTRISDNRCEYVLEEFVKHGAPENILTKSKPHIGTDKLRAVIKSMRNSIIENGGQVYFHKKLNEISIENNCIKSIVVDGQEMQTENVILAIGHSSRDTFQMLFEKGVNIESKNFSVGVRIEQLQTTINRGLYGELAGHKNLPVGEYQLSHKIGNQCVYTFCMCPGGYVVPSSSSENSVVVNGMSEYARDGKNSNSALVVSVDKSDFGLHPLDGMHFQAKLEQKAFQMGGGKYKAPAMSVKEFINQEHKLKLGEVNPTYALGVESCNFDKLFPSNISKMLRIGLQNFNTKLPGFSNDQGILTGVETRTSSPIRVLRNDELMSTNVKGLYPCGEGAGYAGGIMSAAVDGIKVAQQIASKYKQC, from the coding sequence ATGTCAATAATTATATCTAACATACGTTATGATATTAATGATTCTGAAGAAATTGCAATTAATAAAGCAATCAGTAAATTAAAAGTTAAGAAAACACTTGTAAAAAAAGCACATATCTATAAAAAGTCATTAGATGCTAGAAGAAAAGGTAACTTTTCATTTGTAGCGTCAGTAGTTATAGAGCTAACTGAAAAAGAGGCTGAGATTGTTAAGGCAATCTCAGACCCTTTTGTTATGTATAAAGAAAAGTTGGAGTTAGAGTTTTGTTGTGGAATCGAACAATTGAAAGGTCCGATTGTCATTATAGGATTTGGTCCTGCTGGTATTTTTGCTGCTTATACATTAGCTAAACTTGGCTATAATCCAATTGTATTTGAACAAGGCGGAGATATCGATTCACGTGTAAATTCAGTAAATCGTTTTTGGACATTGGGACAATTAGATGAAAAATGCAATGTCCAGTTTGGAGAAGGTGGAGCAGGTACTTTTTCTGACGGTAAATTAACAACTCGTATTTCAGATAATCGTTGCGAATATGTTTTAGAGGAATTTGTTAAGCATGGCGCTCCGGAAAATATATTAACAAAATCAAAACCTCATATTGGAACCGATAAATTAAGAGCTGTTATAAAGTCTATGAGGAACAGTATTATAGAAAATGGTGGACAAGTTTATTTTCATAAAAAGCTAAATGAAATTAGCATTGAAAATAATTGTATAAAATCAATAGTGGTTGATGGTCAAGAAATGCAAACAGAAAATGTAATTTTAGCAATTGGCCATAGTTCAAGGGATACATTTCAAATGTTATTTGAAAAAGGGGTTAATATTGAAAGTAAAAACTTTTCTGTCGGTGTGCGTATTGAACAGCTTCAAACAACAATAAATCGTGGCTTGTATGGAGAATTAGCAGGACATAAAAACTTACCGGTAGGAGAGTATCAATTATCACATAAAATAGGTAATCAATGTGTATACACATTTTGCATGTGCCCCGGGGGATACGTTGTACCGTCTAGCTCCAGTGAAAACTCCGTTGTTGTAAATGGTATGAGCGAATATGCACGAGATGGTAAGAATTCGAACTCTGCTTTAGTAGTTTCAGTAGATAAAAGTGATTTTGGTCTTCATCCTTTAGATGGAATGCATTTTCAAGCAAAATTAGAGCAAAAAGCGTTTCAAATGGGTGGAGGTAAATATAAAGCTCCAGCTATGTCAGTTAAGGAGTTTATAAATCAAGAACATAAATTGAAATTGGGAGAAGTAAATCCAACATACGCACTTGGTGTAGAGTCTTGTAATTTTGATAAGCTATTTCCAAGTAATATTTCAAAAATGCTTAGAATTGGTTTACAAAATTTCAATACCAAATTACCCGGATTTTCTAACGATCAAGGAATCCTTACGGGCGTTGAAACAAGAACATCTTCTCCAATTCGGGTTTTAAGAAATGATGAATTGATGTCAACTAATGTGAAAGGGCTATATCCTTGTGGTGAAGGAGCAGGTTATGCTGGCGGAATTATGAGTGCAGCTGTTGATGGAATAAAGGTTGCACAACAAATCGCTTCAAAATATAAACAATGCTAA
- a CDS encoding CdaR family protein, with the protein MKKEFSFSKLLESDRFVRLLSVAIAIIIWFIVAYNVDPTKKDWINDIVVNIDLADSIPQANNLSIIDGNGQKVSVQVEGKRYRISNLKPEDFIIKPNLYSVNKPGEYDIKVDIKKADEKDNDFKIISSSPIVKKVRFDVLVTKEFPIEVTAENVKAQDGYIKEKPYANYTSLVLKGPGTEIDKINSVVVSTDHNEFVNNTVTLKGDLFFYDKNKNPIELNYTNYEKQKYEITVAIFKLKTVPLKINYINVPPGFDITKLKYTLSVPELEIAGPASLVDEISEIKLDGEVDFRKIDIGYAQNLSVSLVAGITNVDNITNVSVTFDDPNLNSAFFSVSNIITKNEPANYNIKLKTSVINNVKIVGNKDDIDKISSNDLIASVDLSKVTAGTTRIPVQIYATGNKNVWAVGEYSVLVTATKK; encoded by the coding sequence ATGAAAAAAGAATTTAGCTTTTCCAAATTACTTGAAAGTGATCGTTTTGTTCGCTTATTGTCTGTTGCGATTGCAATAATAATATGGTTTATTGTAGCTTATAATGTTGATCCTACAAAAAAAGATTGGATAAATGATATTGTTGTTAACATTGATTTAGCTGACTCTATTCCTCAAGCTAATAATTTAAGTATAATTGATGGTAATGGGCAAAAAGTAAGCGTCCAAGTTGAAGGTAAGCGTTATCGCATTAGTAATTTAAAACCAGAAGATTTTATTATAAAGCCAAATTTATATAGTGTAAATAAGCCAGGAGAATATGATATTAAAGTTGATATTAAAAAAGCAGATGAAAAAGACAATGATTTTAAAATTATATCTTCTTCTCCTATCGTAAAAAAAGTACGATTTGATGTTTTAGTAACAAAAGAATTTCCAATTGAAGTTACAGCTGAAAATGTGAAGGCACAAGATGGTTATATAAAAGAAAAACCATATGCTAATTATACGTCATTAGTTTTAAAAGGTCCTGGTACTGAGATTGATAAAATTAACTCAGTAGTAGTAAGTACCGATCATAATGAATTTGTTAATAATACAGTAACTCTAAAAGGCGACCTATTCTTCTATGATAAAAATAAAAATCCTATTGAATTAAATTATACAAATTATGAAAAGCAAAAATATGAAATTACAGTCGCTATATTCAAATTAAAGACTGTTCCACTCAAGATAAATTATATTAACGTGCCACCGGGATTTGATATTACTAAATTGAAATATACATTATCAGTCCCAGAATTAGAAATAGCAGGACCTGCAAGTTTAGTTGATGAAATTAGTGAGATTAAATTAGATGGCGAAGTGGATTTCAGAAAAATTGATATAGGTTACGCACAAAATTTAAGTGTTTCTTTAGTTGCAGGTATTACAAATGTAGATAACATTACTAATGTATCAGTAACATTCGATGATCCAAATTTAAATAGTGCATTTTTCTCTGTTTCCAATATTATTACAAAGAATGAACCGGCAAATTATAATATTAAACTGAAAACAAGCGTAATTAATAATGTGAAAATCGTAGGAAACAAAGATGATATTGATAAGATATCTTCTAATGATTTAATTGCAAGTGTAGATTTATCTAAGGTTACAGCAGGGACAACTCGTATTCCTGTACAAATTTATGCTACCGGAAATAAAAATGTATGGGCTGTAGGTGAATATAGTGTATTAGTTACAGCTACAAAGAAATAA
- the ligA gene encoding NAD-dependent DNA ligase LigA produces the protein MNYEKASQRITELKEIINNSNYNYYVLDNPTISDFDYDMYLRELETLEAQFPELITQDSPTHRVGGQSDNTFDKVPHTVQMGSLQDVFSFDELYSFHNRVKEVINPIYVVEPKIDGLSVSLEYVNGVFTRGSTRGDGFVGEDVTQNLKTIKSIPLKLAEAIPYLEVRGEVYMPRKSFEKVIQEQIDNDEEPFKNPRNAAAGSLRQKNSKITAKRKLDIFVFNIQQIEGKEITTHSETLDYLKQLGFKVSPSYPQFNNMDQVIDEVNKIGEKRYEYPFDIDGAVVKVNSLSDRTKLGATAKYPKWAVAFKYPPEEKETILLNVEINVGRTGALTPTAVFEPVQLAGTTVSRAVLHNQDFIDEKDIRIGDTIIVRKAGDIIPEVLKSVKHQENSIPYKIPEFCPSCGEKTVREGAQAAMRCVNPKCPSAIYRSIIHFASRNAMNIDGLGPAIVQALIDSDNIKTIADLYYLEKDKLLQMERMGEKSIDNLLNAIEKSKENQLSKLVFGLGIRNVGQKAAELLCNHFHSIDAVVNAQYNELIMIEGYGDIIANSILDFFSKQDNLDIIDKLKAAGVNMQQESEIQSDILKGKTFVITGTLPTLSRNEAKDIIEQNGGKVSSSVSKKTNYVLAGEEAGSKLTKANQLGVTAITQQELLDMLQ, from the coding sequence ATGAACTATGAAAAAGCAAGTCAGCGTATTACAGAATTAAAAGAGATTATAAATAATAGTAATTATAACTATTATGTTTTAGATAATCCCACAATAAGTGATTTTGATTATGATATGTATTTGAGAGAGCTTGAAACACTTGAAGCTCAATTTCCGGAACTCATAACGCAAGATTCACCAACACATCGTGTAGGTGGTCAATCTGATAATACATTTGACAAAGTACCGCATACTGTTCAAATGGGTAGTTTGCAAGATGTATTTAGCTTTGATGAATTATATAGTTTCCATAATCGAGTAAAAGAAGTCATTAATCCAATTTATGTAGTAGAACCTAAAATTGACGGATTATCTGTATCATTAGAGTATGTTAACGGAGTATTTACTCGAGGTTCAACTCGTGGTGATGGATTTGTTGGGGAAGATGTTACACAAAACTTGAAGACAATTAAATCAATACCGCTTAAATTAGCAGAAGCCATTCCTTATCTTGAGGTAAGGGGAGAGGTTTATATGCCTAGAAAAAGTTTTGAAAAAGTTATCCAAGAACAAATAGATAATGATGAAGAACCTTTTAAAAATCCTCGAAATGCTGCCGCTGGATCATTACGACAAAAAAACAGCAAAATAACAGCTAAACGAAAACTGGATATCTTCGTTTTCAATATCCAACAAATTGAAGGTAAAGAGATAACCACTCATAGCGAGACATTAGATTATTTAAAGCAATTAGGATTTAAGGTATCTCCATCTTATCCTCAATTCAATAACATGGATCAAGTTATTGATGAAGTAAATAAAATTGGAGAAAAGCGATACGAATACCCATTTGATATTGATGGTGCTGTTGTAAAGGTAAATAGCTTGTCAGATAGAACTAAGCTTGGTGCTACTGCTAAATATCCAAAATGGGCAGTTGCATTTAAGTATCCACCTGAAGAAAAAGAAACCATTTTATTAAATGTAGAAATCAATGTAGGCCGTACGGGCGCATTAACTCCAACTGCAGTTTTTGAACCAGTACAGCTTGCGGGAACAACAGTTAGTAGAGCAGTACTGCACAATCAAGACTTCATTGACGAAAAAGATATCCGTATTGGCGATACAATAATAGTAAGAAAAGCCGGCGATATTATACCTGAAGTGTTAAAATCAGTAAAGCATCAAGAGAATAGTATTCCTTATAAAATACCTGAATTCTGTCCGTCTTGTGGTGAAAAAACCGTAAGAGAAGGTGCACAAGCTGCAATGCGTTGCGTAAACCCGAAATGTCCTTCCGCTATTTACAGAAGTATTATTCACTTTGCTTCTAGAAATGCAATGAATATTGATGGATTAGGCCCTGCAATTGTTCAAGCTTTAATTGATTCTGATAATATTAAAACAATAGCTGATTTATATTATTTAGAGAAAGATAAATTATTACAGATGGAACGTATGGGTGAGAAATCAATAGATAATTTATTGAATGCTATTGAAAAATCTAAGGAAAATCAATTATCCAAACTTGTGTTCGGTTTAGGTATTCGTAATGTTGGCCAGAAAGCCGCAGAATTACTTTGTAATCATTTTCATTCGATTGATGCTGTTGTGAATGCTCAATACAATGAGCTTATTATGATAGAGGGATATGGCGATATAATAGCCAATAGTATTCTTGATTTCTTTTCAAAACAAGATAATCTTGATATTATTGATAAGTTAAAAGCTGCAGGTGTTAACATGCAGCAAGAAAGCGAAATTCAAAGTGATATATTAAAGGGAAAGACTTTTGTTATTACGGGTACACTTCCTACTCTTTCTCGTAATGAAGCAAAAGATATCATTGAACAAAATGGTGGTAAGGTAAGTTCAAGTGTTTCTAAGAAAACAAACTACGTTCTAGCTGGTGAAGAAGCGGGAAGTAAATTAACGAAAGCAAATCAACTGGGTGTTACTGCAATTACACAACAAGAGTTGTTAGATATGTTACAATAA
- the cdaA gene encoding diadenylate cyclase CdaA, with protein MIELQNFFIDLGGIVKSFGILDFIDIALIAYLIYKAINLVKETRAEQLVKGILLLAFSYFIAKVFQLKTMSFLLKNVLNIGVIALIVLFQPELRRVLEKVGRTKVADLNVFSGDNPEKQITTWKHVIEILCNGVANLSASKTGALIVIERKTKLGEQIDTGVIINATVSEELLGNLFFVNSPLHDGALIIRDGRLLAAACFLPKPQKENLIASHLGSRHRAAIGISEISDAITIVVSEETGTVSVTLDGQLTRNYTKESLSQFLMDKLIPTNANEESKKSKKFWRVKKNEKRI; from the coding sequence ATGATAGAACTTCAAAACTTCTTTATCGATTTAGGTGGAATTGTTAAATCGTTTGGCATTTTAGATTTTATTGATATTGCATTAATTGCTTATTTAATTTATAAAGCAATTAACTTAGTAAAAGAAACAAGAGCAGAACAGCTTGTAAAAGGTATCCTTTTACTAGCTTTTTCGTATTTTATTGCAAAAGTATTTCAACTGAAAACAATGAGCTTTTTATTAAAGAATGTGCTCAATATTGGAGTAATCGCTCTAATTGTCTTGTTCCAGCCTGAACTTCGTCGTGTTTTAGAAAAGGTCGGACGCACTAAAGTAGCTGATCTAAATGTATTTAGTGGGGATAACCCAGAAAAACAAATAACGACATGGAAGCACGTTATAGAAATTTTATGTAATGGTGTTGCAAATTTAAGTGCTTCAAAAACAGGTGCATTGATTGTAATAGAACGAAAGACAAAGTTAGGCGAACAAATTGATACTGGTGTTATTATTAACGCAACCGTAAGTGAAGAATTATTAGGCAACTTGTTCTTTGTCAATTCTCCATTGCATGATGGAGCGTTAATCATTCGGGATGGACGTTTGCTAGCAGCAGCATGTTTTCTTCCAAAACCACAAAAAGAAAACTTAATTGCTTCTCATTTAGGCTCTCGTCACAGAGCTGCAATTGGTATTAGCGAAATTTCAGACGCAATTACTATTGTTGTATCTGAAGAGACGGGTACAGTTTCTGTAACATTAGATGGCCAGCTTACAAGGAATTATACCAAAGAGTCTCTTTCTCAATTTTTAATGGACAAACTTATCCCAACAAATGCAAATGAAGAGAGTAAAAAGAGTAAGAAGTTTTGGAGGGTTAAGAAAAATGAAAAAAGAATTTAG